A region from the Mustela erminea isolate mMusErm1 chromosome 10, mMusErm1.Pri, whole genome shotgun sequence genome encodes:
- the TMEM200B gene encoding transmembrane protein 200B, whose amino-acid sequence MTAGSPGDFGEVRRSPEGRVSRLGRRLGRRRRPRSPPEPLRVRARLRLRSPSGAFAALGALVVLVGMGIAVAGYWPHRAGAPGPRAANASAPPLSELRREGRGAGRGHGPHERLRLLGPVVMGVGLFVFICANTLLYENRDLETRRLRQGVLRAQALRPPDGPGWDCALLPSPGPRTPRAIGCTEPESWDLSPRRGTSPVPSVRSLRSEPANPRLGLPALLNSYPLKGPGLPPPWGPRTQTGHVIITVQPSGSCIEHSKSLDLGLGELLLGAPAPRDCAHGSWPRLDRLSLGGYAKLEGGGDLGARV is encoded by the coding sequence ATGACCGCCGGGAGCCCGGGAGACTTCGGAGAGGTGCGGAGGAGCCCCGAGGGCCGCGTCTCCCGCCTGGGCCGCCGCCTGGGCCGCCGCCGGCGCCCGCGCTCCCCGCCGGAGCCTCTGCGGGTGCGGGCACGGCTGCGGCTGCGCTCGCCGTCGGGGGCGTTTGCAGCGCTGGGGGCGCTCGTGGTGCTGGTGGGCATGGGCATCGCCGTAGCCGGCTACTGGCCTCACCGCGCCGGGGCCCCAGGGCCACGCGCTGCCAATGCCAGCGCGCCCCCCCTGAGCGAGCTGCGACGCGAGGGTCGCGGCGCCGGCCGGGGCCACGGCCCGCACGAGCGGCTGCGGCTCCTTGGGCCCGTGGTCATGGGCGTCGGCCTGTTCGTGTTCATCTGCGCCAACACGCTGCTCTACGAGAACCGCGACCTGGAGACGCGACGGCTTCGCCAGGGGGTGCTGCGGGCTCAGGCGCTCCGGCCGCCTGACGGCCCTGGCTGGGACTGCGCTCTCCTTCCCAGCCCCGGACCCAGGACTCCCCGAGCCATAGGTTGCACAGAGCCAGAAAGTTGGGACCTGTCCCCGCGTCGGGGTACCTCACCCGTTCCATCAGTGCGGAGTCTGCGTTCAGAGCCTGCGAATCCTCGCTTGGGGTTACCTGCCCTGCTCAACAGTTACCCGCTGAAGGGCCCGGGGCTGCCCCCACCCTGGGGTCCACGGACCCAGACTGGCCATGTAATTATTACCGTGCAGCCCTCTGGTTCCTGCATCGAACATTCCAAGTCTCTGGATCTGGGCCTTGGGGAGCTTCTGCTTGGGGCCCCAGCGCCTCGAGACTGTGCTCACGGGAGCTGGCCCCGACTGGACCGCCTCAGCCTGGGGGGTTATGCCAAGTTGGAAGGAGGAGGGGACTTGGGAGCCCGGGTTTGA